The following proteins are co-located in the Paenibacillus sp. FSL H8-0079 genome:
- a CDS encoding cellobiose phosphorylase, which produces MTTMINEPIRLSAGELSFTFLNSGDLYQATSGTTMLNQLLSNQIDGSLNNLYLRVHEGENISSFPLLGVRSNSKVVTSKAQPSNQLIWEGTVQLEGKEQGIGYQVVFTATPQGVWFWDVKLTGQQHNVDVVYGQDIGLADPGAVRSNEAYLSQYIDHTVFEDEAKGYVVCSRQNQPQGGAFPYMQQGSLTKAVGYSTDGFQFFGLSYKETNQPESLNRPTLANETYQYEFAYTALQSELLNLNGEAQVVFYGLAKPNHAEGISALEFGDEVTAAWNEVQALTVENGDTLEQVKLSSFLGEPLVTLDLTQDEIHDLFPDRHQEERSGEELLSFFTGSYEHIVLKAKELLVERPHGHILMSGGNVQLGAQVITTTSYMYGIFNSQLVIGNTNFNKMISNARNALNVPKTAGQRIYVEMDGQYRLLTMPSLFEIGFNYVRWIYKTESDTIIVTNYTGAHTTEVSMNVRSTSGKAYRYLVTNQITMNVNEYEYPLHMTQDGDTFIFKADPQAISAGTYPDLQYRMSVDGAAVNVGDETLLASGIRSGSASLVTLSLEASAEWTLKVQGVLEGQADSGVVAGSSLTFEEEVQAYREFFAGVMNGFRLSRGEGQSAEDLFKVNALAWWYTHNMLVHYSVPHGLEQYGGAAWGTRDVCQGPVEYFMATQKYEQVRDIIKMVYTHQYEDDGNWPQWFMFDKYFAIQQEESHGDIIVWPLKVLADYLTATRDYAILDEKVPYTVKHSFGFTEETATVLDHAKKEIEYIRSHFLHDTFLSSYGDGDWDDTLQPANAQLKQYMVSSWTVALTYQSVNVLSQALKFKDADFAQELDVLAQGIREDFNRYMLGTDVIPGFVYMEEADQAKLMLHPTDTETGIQYRLLPMTRSMIGELLNAEQAESHYALIREQFLCPDGVRLMNRPAQYAGGVSTHFKRAEQASNFGREIGLQYVHAHIRYVEAMAKLGKTDQVWNGLAMINPVGIGEVVPNAEIRQANSYFSSSDGKFNTRYEAQEHFDQLRKGTVQVKGGWRIYSSGPGIYMNQLISNALGIRQEGGDLVIDPVLPAELNGMQFEFEYAGEPVTFIYHLNEGAVSRVAVNGKDIRTERTANRYRQGGVCISLDEFRQARSATERTVVDIYM; this is translated from the coding sequence ATGACAACGATGATTAATGAACCGATCCGGTTGAGTGCCGGGGAGTTATCCTTTACCTTTTTGAACAGTGGAGACCTGTACCAGGCTACATCCGGTACAACGATGTTGAACCAGTTGCTCAGCAACCAGATTGATGGATCTCTGAATAACCTGTACCTGCGTGTGCACGAGGGAGAGAACATCAGCTCGTTCCCCCTGCTCGGTGTACGTTCGAATAGCAAGGTAGTTACAAGCAAAGCACAACCCAGCAACCAGTTGATCTGGGAGGGCACAGTCCAGCTGGAAGGCAAAGAACAAGGCATTGGCTACCAGGTTGTATTTACGGCTACACCGCAAGGTGTATGGTTCTGGGATGTGAAGCTCACAGGACAACAACATAACGTAGACGTGGTATATGGACAGGATATAGGTCTTGCTGATCCAGGTGCGGTACGCAGCAATGAAGCTTATCTGTCACAATACATTGACCACACGGTGTTTGAAGATGAAGCGAAAGGTTATGTCGTTTGTTCCCGTCAAAACCAGCCTCAGGGCGGTGCATTTCCTTATATGCAACAAGGTTCCCTGACGAAAGCAGTCGGTTACTCCACAGATGGATTCCAATTCTTCGGTCTGTCGTACAAGGAAACGAATCAACCAGAGAGCTTGAATCGCCCAACGCTGGCAAATGAGACATATCAGTATGAATTTGCCTATACGGCATTGCAATCCGAACTGCTGAATCTGAACGGAGAAGCTCAGGTAGTCTTCTATGGACTGGCGAAGCCTAATCATGCCGAAGGAATCTCTGCACTGGAATTCGGAGATGAAGTTACAGCAGCATGGAACGAAGTACAGGCTCTGACTGTGGAAAATGGTGACACGTTGGAACAGGTAAAACTGTCCTCCTTCCTGGGTGAACCGCTGGTTACACTCGATCTTACGCAAGATGAGATTCATGATCTGTTCCCTGATCGTCATCAGGAAGAGCGCAGTGGTGAGGAACTGTTATCCTTCTTCACAGGCAGCTATGAACATATCGTTCTGAAAGCAAAAGAATTGCTTGTGGAGCGTCCACATGGTCACATTCTGATGAGTGGTGGCAACGTGCAACTTGGGGCACAGGTTATTACGACAACGTCGTATATGTACGGTATTTTCAACTCACAGCTCGTTATTGGTAACACCAATTTTAATAAAATGATCAGTAATGCCCGTAATGCATTGAACGTGCCGAAGACGGCGGGACAACGCATATATGTGGAAATGGACGGACAATATCGTCTGCTGACGATGCCTTCCCTGTTCGAGATTGGCTTCAACTATGTTCGTTGGATCTACAAAACGGAATCCGATACGATCATCGTGACCAATTACACAGGGGCACACACTACGGAAGTAAGCATGAACGTACGCTCCACAAGTGGCAAGGCGTACCGTTACCTGGTAACAAACCAGATTACGATGAATGTGAATGAATACGAGTATCCGCTGCATATGACGCAGGATGGCGATACTTTTATCTTCAAGGCTGATCCACAAGCGATTAGTGCAGGAACGTACCCAGATCTGCAATACCGCATGTCGGTGGATGGCGCAGCTGTGAATGTAGGGGACGAAACGTTGCTGGCAAGTGGTATCCGTAGTGGTTCCGCATCGCTGGTTACGCTTAGTCTGGAAGCGAGTGCTGAATGGACGCTGAAGGTACAAGGAGTATTAGAAGGTCAAGCGGATAGCGGAGTGGTAGCAGGCTCAAGCCTCACGTTTGAAGAGGAAGTACAGGCATACCGCGAGTTCTTCGCAGGCGTGATGAACGGGTTCCGTTTGTCCCGTGGCGAAGGTCAGAGTGCAGAGGATCTGTTCAAAGTAAATGCGCTGGCTTGGTGGTACACCCACAATATGCTGGTTCACTACTCCGTGCCTCACGGTTTGGAGCAGTACGGCGGCGCGGCTTGGGGTACACGGGATGTGTGCCAAGGTCCGGTGGAGTACTTTATGGCTACGCAAAAATATGAGCAAGTTCGCGATATCATCAAAATGGTCTACACTCACCAATACGAAGATGATGGCAACTGGCCGCAATGGTTCATGTTTGATAAATACTTTGCGATCCAACAGGAAGAGAGTCATGGCGATATCATCGTATGGCCGTTGAAAGTATTGGCGGATTACCTGACAGCGACTCGCGACTATGCGATTCTGGATGAGAAAGTACCTTATACCGTTAAACATAGCTTCGGGTTCACGGAAGAGACGGCAACGGTACTGGATCACGCGAAAAAAGAGATCGAATATATCCGTTCGCACTTCCTGCACGATACGTTCCTGTCTTCCTACGGGGATGGTGACTGGGATGATACGCTCCAACCAGCCAATGCACAGCTGAAGCAATACATGGTGAGCAGTTGGACTGTGGCATTGACGTATCAGTCCGTAAACGTGCTCTCGCAAGCGCTGAAATTCAAGGATGCGGACTTTGCACAAGAGCTGGACGTGCTGGCTCAAGGCATCCGTGAGGACTTTAACCGTTACATGCTGGGCACAGATGTGATTCCAGGCTTTGTATACATGGAAGAAGCCGACCAAGCGAAGCTGATGCTTCATCCAACGGACACAGAGACAGGCATTCAATATCGTCTGTTGCCAATGACGCGCAGCATGATCGGTGAATTGCTGAATGCGGAGCAAGCAGAATCGCATTATGCCCTGATCCGTGAGCAGTTCCTGTGCCCGGATGGCGTGCGTCTGATGAATCGTCCAGCTCAATATGCTGGTGGTGTAAGCACACACTTCAAGCGTGCAGAGCAAGCATCTAACTTCGGACGTGAGATTGGTTTGCAATATGTTCATGCTCATATCCGTTATGTGGAAGCGATGGCGAAGCTCGGCAAGACAGATCAGGTGTGGAATGGTCTTGCGATGATCAACCCGGTTGGTATTGGCGAGGTTGTACCTAACGCGGAGATTCGCCAAGCGAACTCGTACTTCAGTAGTTCGGACGGTAAGTTCAATACACGTTACGAGGCACAGGAGCATTTTGACCAGCTTCGTAAAGGTACTGTACAAGTGAAAGGCGGATGGAGAATCTACTCCAGCGGCCCTGGAATCTACATGAACCAGCTGATCTCCAATGCACTTGGCATTCGTCAAGAGGGCGGCGATCTGGTCATTGACCCGGTATTGCCAGCTGAGCTGAACGGCATGCAATTCGAATTTGAGTATGCGGGTGAGCCAGTGACGTTTATTTATCACTTGAACGAGGGTGCTGTGAGCCGTGTAGCGGTGAATGGTAAGGATATTCGTACTGAGCGTACAGCGAACCGTTACCGTCAGGGCGGGGTCTGTATCTCACTGGATGAGTTCAGACAAGCACGCAGTGCGACTGAGCGCACAGTGGTTGATATTTATATGTAA
- a CDS encoding ABC transporter substrate-binding protein: protein MRRLLRTIGMICLMLTLPGCVNQLNQRPGMIVDEEPITLRIAWWGGEFRNNATIAVIDMYEKLNPHVNIEYEYSSFNEYWRKLAPHAAGNALPDIIQMDISYLSQYSSLQLLEDMTPYMQSGLIDTTDIEKEQLESGSLDGKTYGLSLGVNAMLSIYDPEVLKANDIELPTETWTWADFDRMGEQLLGKGIYLGTYFTPEQFFAYYLRQYGSKLYAEDGRGLGYEDDGLFIDYFGRMQQLAEKKLIFAPDIWTSDIGQPDNDPFYLGEALFSWGYSNQFISTAQRYGKTLTISPMPGPNSQDGLFLKPGMFFSMAGNSRHKEEAAKFISFFVNDLDANLLLKGERGVPVSSSVKERMKLVVEPELAQVFDYIDWVADNSSQMDPPDPVGAPEVTAVLRELYDLLLFGKITPEQAAVEFRERANAILDG from the coding sequence GTGAGAAGATTATTGCGAACGATAGGCATGATCTGTCTTATGCTGACTCTTCCTGGCTGCGTGAACCAGCTGAATCAAAGGCCGGGCATGATTGTGGATGAAGAGCCGATAACGCTACGAATCGCTTGGTGGGGTGGGGAGTTCCGCAACAATGCAACGATTGCCGTTATCGACATGTATGAGAAGTTGAATCCACATGTGAACATTGAATACGAATATAGCAGTTTCAACGAATACTGGAGAAAACTTGCCCCACATGCAGCAGGCAATGCGTTGCCCGACATTATCCAGATGGACATCTCCTATCTGTCCCAGTACAGCTCGCTGCAACTGTTGGAGGATATGACGCCGTACATGCAGAGTGGGCTGATTGACACGACAGATATTGAGAAAGAACAGCTGGAGAGTGGAAGCCTGGATGGAAAAACCTACGGACTCAGTTTAGGGGTTAACGCCATGCTTAGCATCTATGATCCGGAAGTGTTGAAGGCCAATGATATTGAATTGCCAACGGAGACGTGGACATGGGCGGACTTTGATCGGATGGGCGAGCAATTGCTGGGGAAAGGCATCTACTTGGGAACCTATTTTACGCCCGAACAGTTTTTTGCGTACTACTTGAGACAGTATGGTTCCAAGCTATATGCCGAGGATGGCAGGGGATTGGGTTATGAAGACGATGGGCTGTTTATTGATTACTTTGGCAGGATGCAGCAGCTCGCAGAGAAGAAGCTTATTTTTGCACCGGATATCTGGACATCAGATATTGGCCAGCCTGATAACGACCCGTTTTATCTAGGAGAGGCTTTGTTTAGCTGGGGGTATTCCAACCAATTTATCAGCACCGCTCAGCGTTATGGCAAAACATTAACCATCTCCCCAATGCCTGGGCCAAACAGCCAGGATGGATTGTTCTTGAAGCCAGGCATGTTTTTCTCCATGGCGGGTAATTCCAGACATAAGGAGGAAGCTGCCAAGTTCATCAGCTTTTTTGTGAATGATTTGGATGCCAATCTGCTGCTCAAAGGGGAGCGGGGTGTGCCTGTCTCATCCAGTGTTAAAGAGCGGATGAAGCTGGTGGTTGAACCGGAGCTGGCGCAGGTGTTTGATTATATCGATTGGGTTGCCGATAACAGCAGCCAGATGGACCCGCCTGATCCTGTAGGTGCACCTGAGGTCACTGCGGTGCTACGTGAGTTGTATGATCTCCTGTTGTTTGGCAAAATTACGCCTGAGCAGGCGGCGGTGGAATTTCGTGAGCGAGCGAATGCCATTTTGGATGGGTAG
- a CDS encoding ABC transporter substrate-binding protein: MFAAKKRFSGLLLMLAIIMILAACSSGTGSTATEPTSAAGTETTTASSEMNTDTSSGSDNSDAKRIYKSLSGDVEIPAEPKRIVTDMYVSDLLALGVKPVGAVQYYLENPFYEDQVEGIESIGDRAAVSMEKVIAMNPDLIITYSDQASEIESYQKIAPTVVIPYGTFTNVYDEIRGFGELMNKSEEAEAWLKTYDERIEAARAKVDTVIKPEETFSILEVSDKSYYGYGDNFGRGGQAVYRALGLAPLEITKKELMGDTQWKEISREVVGDYAGDHIFLTVGENTKNYQGDSIWQSLPAVKNNQVYELLEDRYWYFDPIAIQGQAEEFADMIVERAEQNRK, encoded by the coding sequence ATGTTTGCTGCAAAAAAACGCTTTTCCGGCTTGCTGCTCATGCTCGCCATCATTATGATTCTGGCTGCTTGTAGCAGCGGAACAGGCTCAACTGCCACTGAACCGACATCGGCAGCGGGAACCGAAACGACGACAGCCTCTTCCGAGATGAATACAGACACATCGTCCGGTTCAGACAATTCCGATGCTAAACGGATCTACAAGTCATTAAGCGGGGATGTTGAAATTCCGGCTGAACCGAAACGGATCGTTACGGATATGTACGTAAGTGATCTGCTTGCGCTGGGTGTGAAACCCGTTGGGGCTGTGCAATATTATTTGGAAAACCCGTTCTATGAAGATCAGGTGGAGGGCATCGAAAGTATCGGTGATCGGGCGGCGGTATCCATGGAGAAGGTCATTGCCATGAACCCGGATCTGATCATTACCTACTCCGATCAGGCCAGCGAAATTGAGAGTTATCAAAAAATTGCACCTACCGTAGTGATTCCTTATGGTACATTCACCAATGTATATGACGAAATCCGGGGATTCGGGGAGCTGATGAACAAATCCGAAGAGGCCGAAGCTTGGCTGAAAACATACGATGAACGGATTGAAGCCGCTCGTGCTAAGGTGGACACAGTCATCAAACCGGAGGAAACCTTCTCCATCCTTGAAGTATCCGACAAGAGTTATTATGGATATGGAGACAACTTTGGTCGAGGAGGACAGGCGGTCTACCGCGCTTTGGGACTTGCTCCACTCGAAATCACCAAAAAAGAACTGATGGGTGATACCCAATGGAAAGAGATTTCGCGTGAAGTCGTTGGTGATTATGCAGGGGATCATATCTTCTTGACTGTAGGGGAGAACACTAAAAATTACCAAGGTGATTCCATCTGGCAATCCCTGCCGGCTGTAAAAAACAATCAGGTGTACGAATTGCTGGAAGACCGTTACTGGTACTTCGACCCGATTGCGATTCAAGGTCAGGCTGAAGAATTCGCCGATATGATCGTAGAACGTGCCGAGCAAAACCGTAAATAA
- a CDS encoding LacI family DNA-binding transcriptional regulator, with the protein MATIKDVAKLAGVALSTASYALSGDSKVSAKTKAKVLEAARELNYRKNGFAMDLKRSRTNTIALILTDLSGPYYSELIRSVQDVALANGYDLIACSSMGGRDSTAVRFLREKRVDGAIILAHNIHDDILVESAGPRFPIIVMDRQLSSDHLVNVLVDGEQGGYLATRHLIQAGHQKIAYISGPSNSYDNALRYQGYLRAMREAGLEEKSKWRLNGNFVREGGYSATKMMIMQGDLPSAVFYGNDEMAIGGLKALEERGVSVPNDISVIGFDDIQLSEYVRPPLTTIRQPKHEAGSLAGHLLFQMLNGEVVDPSYTLTINMIERSSVRSV; encoded by the coding sequence ATGGCAACGATCAAGGATGTGGCAAAGCTGGCAGGTGTAGCACTCTCGACTGCTTCCTATGCGCTGAGCGGGGATAGCAAGGTTAGTGCCAAGACCAAGGCTAAAGTGCTTGAGGCAGCACGAGAACTGAATTACCGTAAGAACGGCTTTGCCATGGACCTGAAACGGAGCCGGACGAACACGATCGCTTTAATTCTGACAGATCTGTCAGGTCCGTACTACTCGGAGTTGATCCGTAGTGTACAGGATGTAGCACTTGCGAACGGATATGATCTGATTGCGTGCAGTTCCATGGGTGGACGGGACTCAACGGCAGTAAGATTTTTGCGTGAAAAAAGAGTAGATGGAGCCATCATCCTGGCGCATAACATTCATGATGATATTCTGGTGGAATCTGCCGGTCCTCGTTTTCCGATCATTGTGATGGATCGTCAGCTGTCGAGTGACCATCTGGTCAACGTGCTGGTGGATGGAGAGCAGGGTGGTTACCTTGCAACCCGCCACCTGATTCAGGCAGGACATCAGAAGATTGCATATATCAGCGGTCCCTCCAACTCGTATGACAACGCGCTCCGTTACCAAGGGTATCTGCGAGCGATGCGGGAAGCGGGACTTGAAGAAAAGTCCAAATGGCGTCTGAACGGTAATTTTGTACGTGAGGGCGGATACAGTGCAACCAAAATGATGATCATGCAGGGCGATCTTCCCTCAGCGGTATTTTACGGTAACGATGAGATGGCGATTGGCGGCCTGAAGGCGTTGGAAGAACGCGGTGTATCGGTGCCGAATGACATTTCCGTGATCGGTTTTGACGATATTCAGTTGTCCGAATATGTGCGTCCACCGCTGACAACGATACGCCAGCCGAAGCATGAAGCCGGGTCGCTCGCGGGACATTTGTTATTCCAGATGCTTAATGGCGAAGTGGTAGATCCATCGTATACGTTAACGATTAATATGATCGAGCGCAGCTCTGTACGTTCGGTGTAG
- a CDS encoding AraC family transcriptional regulator, whose product MNISKPIYYKKSLSRPVSLQKIQSIPDALFKLRHLVQLHDREAFSRTDEMWSTLHVLYVITAGQARLISAEGKLTLNAGSAVVRQAGSLLQHENKRGSLSPIQGIAIAFDSTENEQLFWPFGIPAPIASRTLTDGAVELVQASSKGHDSSPFRPHMLFYELLDILRDHVAHSAHEDHSWLDAVLRHIHQMYTHPLTREQLARDANVSPEHFSREFKKHTGLTFVEYVTRLRIRMAQEHLLFANPTLQEIAQLTGYRDTFYLSRKFKQMVGSAPTHYRKMPKKIVSLTYNHTASLLALGHTPHMGAVASWMEEKLGEHGHEAFEQHSEYELVKHTDLIVNAHPDVIVGYAPHPASDELRLIAPTILMPFEELDWQEQLLHLGQITGLESNAQTLLDQYHQLEQEANHTLDQWMEGSRGSAVCMFMIGEDGAYIYGHGWGRASHVLYQSLGFTPPSRMEQDGQLLTGYVHVPLSEIHLYAADHMFVAFPEEPTEREMLDNLLNQESWGTLSAIREGRVYEIDADMFYGFDPLSVMEQLQHIMRHLTS is encoded by the coding sequence ATGAATATATCCAAGCCCATCTATTATAAAAAATCGCTGTCCCGCCCCGTTTCCTTGCAGAAGATTCAGTCCATCCCTGATGCCCTGTTCAAGCTGCGCCATCTAGTGCAACTTCACGACCGTGAGGCGTTCTCTCGTACAGATGAGATGTGGAGCACACTTCATGTACTATACGTCATCACTGCTGGCCAGGCCAGGCTGATTAGTGCAGAGGGTAAACTGACATTAAATGCAGGCTCCGCAGTGGTTCGGCAAGCTGGAAGCCTGCTTCAGCACGAGAACAAGCGCGGCTCCCTGTCGCCAATACAGGGCATTGCTATTGCGTTTGATTCCACTGAAAATGAACAGCTGTTCTGGCCGTTCGGGATACCAGCTCCCATTGCGAGTCGTACTCTCACCGATGGGGCAGTAGAGCTGGTTCAAGCAAGTTCGAAGGGCCATGATTCTAGCCCCTTCAGGCCACATATGCTTTTCTATGAGTTACTGGATATTTTGCGGGATCATGTGGCTCACTCTGCGCATGAAGATCACTCCTGGCTTGATGCCGTGCTCAGACATATCCATCAGATGTATACCCATCCGTTGACCCGCGAACAATTGGCACGGGATGCGAATGTGAGTCCCGAGCATTTCTCACGAGAGTTTAAGAAACATACAGGTCTTACGTTTGTTGAATATGTGACTCGTCTCAGAATCAGGATGGCTCAGGAACATCTCTTGTTCGCGAACCCTACGCTACAGGAAATTGCACAACTGACAGGCTACAGAGACACCTTTTATCTGAGCCGCAAATTCAAACAGATGGTTGGATCAGCACCAACACACTACCGGAAAATGCCCAAGAAGATTGTATCTTTGACTTACAATCATACGGCCTCACTTCTGGCACTGGGCCACACTCCCCACATGGGTGCCGTCGCCAGCTGGATGGAAGAAAAACTGGGGGAACATGGTCATGAAGCATTTGAGCAACATTCCGAATATGAGCTGGTTAAACATACGGATCTGATTGTTAACGCTCATCCCGATGTCATTGTCGGATATGCACCGCATCCCGCTTCCGATGAACTACGTCTGATCGCGCCGACCATTCTGATGCCTTTTGAGGAACTCGATTGGCAGGAGCAACTTCTTCATTTGGGCCAAATCACAGGGCTTGAGTCCAATGCACAGACGTTGTTAGATCAATATCATCAACTTGAGCAAGAGGCCAATCATACATTGGATCAATGGATGGAAGGGTCTCGAGGGTCTGCCGTTTGCATGTTTATGATTGGAGAGGACGGCGCTTATATCTATGGTCATGGCTGGGGCAGAGCTTCTCATGTGCTGTATCAATCGCTCGGCTTCACTCCACCGTCACGGATGGAGCAGGATGGACAGTTACTTACGGGGTACGTTCATGTTCCGTTGTCCGAGATTCACTTGTATGCCGCAGATCACATGTTTGTCGCCTTCCCTGAGGAACCTACCGAACGAGAAATGCTGGATAACCTGCTGAATCAGGAATCCTGGGGTACCCTCTCCGCCATTCGTGAAGGACGCGTATACGAGATTGATGCCGACATGTTCTATGGATTTGACCCCTTGTCCGTTATGGAGCAGTTGCAGCATATCATGCGTCACCTCACATCATAA
- a CDS encoding ABC transporter ATP-binding protein — translation MLRRFMSYYRPYKRLFILDFSCAIAAALLELAFPLAVNRVVDQLLPAGNWSMILAACVGLLGIYLLSSFFHYAVTYWGHKLGINIESDMRRELFQRVQKQSFRFFDNNKTGHLVSRMTNDLMDIGEIAHHGPEDLFIALMTLAGAFGIMLGINWQLAVMTFIIVPLMIYLSLYFSRKMSKAFKRMFADIADYNARVENNVSGIRVVQAFANEKHEVGRFVENNERFRLTKLITYRIMAWNSSLSFILMKFVSLFVLVCGTWFVIQGSMTYGEFIAFVMLSNVFLGPIEKINSVIETYPKGIAGFKRYLELLEAVPDVEDTPQAEPIPDVKGDIAFHNVTFSYGEHKPTLSQVNLDIQAGQTVALVGPSGGGKTTLCSMIPRFYDVDAGHISIDGIPVKDMTLESLRSHIGIVQQDIFLFDGTIRENIAYGKLNASDEEIWQAIRRAQLEELVQSQPDGLDTMIGERGVKLSGGQKQRLSIARMILKNPPILILDEATSALDTETEAAIQLALSELAQGRTTLVIAHRLATIRHADRIVVVENGTVAEQGSHEELLARKGSYSRLHQAQFG, via the coding sequence ATGCTTCGCCGTTTCATGTCTTATTATCGTCCTTACAAAAGGCTCTTTATATTGGACTTTTCCTGTGCCATCGCCGCCGCGCTACTGGAGCTGGCCTTTCCACTCGCTGTTAACCGGGTGGTCGATCAGCTGCTTCCAGCTGGCAATTGGTCCATGATCTTAGCGGCGTGTGTCGGGTTGCTCGGCATCTACCTGCTCAGTTCCTTTTTCCATTATGCCGTCACCTATTGGGGCCACAAGCTCGGCATTAACATCGAATCCGATATGCGGCGTGAACTGTTCCAGCGTGTACAGAAGCAGTCCTTCCGCTTCTTTGATAACAATAAGACCGGGCATCTGGTCTCCCGCATGACCAACGATCTGATGGATATTGGTGAGATCGCGCATCACGGACCGGAGGACCTGTTCATTGCCCTCATGACACTCGCCGGAGCTTTCGGGATTATGCTGGGGATCAACTGGCAGCTCGCTGTGATGACGTTCATCATTGTACCGTTGATGATCTACCTGTCACTGTATTTCAGTCGCAAAATGTCCAAGGCGTTCAAGCGCATGTTTGCGGATATCGCCGATTATAACGCACGGGTAGAGAACAATGTGAGCGGCATCCGTGTGGTACAAGCTTTTGCCAATGAAAAACATGAAGTAGGACGTTTCGTTGAGAACAACGAACGTTTCAGACTCACCAAACTAATCACCTACCGGATTATGGCCTGGAACTCTTCACTCAGTTTTATTCTAATGAAATTTGTATCACTGTTTGTGCTGGTGTGTGGAACCTGGTTTGTTATTCAAGGAAGTATGACTTACGGAGAATTCATCGCTTTTGTGATGCTGTCCAATGTATTCCTTGGACCGATCGAGAAGATTAACTCTGTCATCGAGACGTATCCCAAAGGCATCGCCGGATTCAAACGTTACCTGGAGTTGCTTGAGGCTGTACCGGATGTAGAAGATACACCACAGGCAGAACCGATTCCGGATGTGAAAGGCGATATTGCCTTCCATAACGTTACCTTTTCTTATGGAGAACACAAACCTACGCTCTCTCAGGTCAATCTGGATATCCAGGCAGGCCAGACGGTTGCTCTGGTTGGACCTTCGGGCGGGGGTAAAACGACGTTATGCAGTATGATCCCACGTTTCTACGATGTGGATGCAGGACATATCTCCATCGATGGCATTCCGGTGAAGGATATGACGCTGGAATCACTGCGCTCCCATATCGGGATTGTGCAGCAGGATATTTTCCTGTTTGACGGAACGATTCGTGAAAATATTGCATACGGCAAACTGAATGCTTCCGATGAAGAAATCTGGCAAGCCATTCGCCGGGCCCAACTGGAAGAGCTGGTGCAATCCCAGCCAGATGGGCTGGATACCATGATCGGTGAACGCGGCGTGAAATTGTCCGGCGGACAGAAGCAACGTCTGTCTATCGCCAGAATGATCCTGAAAAATCCACCAATTCTCATTCTGGATGAAGCTACCTCAGCACTCGATACCGAGACAGAAGCTGCCATTCAACTGGCCTTGTCCGAGCTGGCTCAGGGCCGTACGACATTGGTGATTGCCCATCGACTGGCGACCATCAGACACGCCGATCGTATCGTGGTCGTAGAGAACGGCACCGTCGCTGAACAAGGAAGCCATGAAGAACTGCTCGCGCGTAAAGGCTCGTACAGCCGACTGCATCAAGCCCAGTTTGGTTAA